A genomic window from Streptomyces sp. NBC_00234 includes:
- a CDS encoding FtsX-like permease family protein produces the protein MTLLEDRSTKGAAGSAKAPGKGSGWIHDLGLGIRFAVGGGREGWIRTLLTAVGVGLGIALLLVASSVPNLLDNRSERTAGRAPNFTNHDAPLAPGDNTLVYDDASSEYRGDTVGGWLLRPDGAHPPIPPGLDRIPAPGDMVVSPALKDLLESPEGRLLKERLTFRMAGTIADEGLSDPHDLYMYAGSDTITQEGGGRTAQFGANRLPEEPMDPVLVILVILICVVLLVPVAIFIATAVRFGGERRDRRLAALRLIGADIRMTRRAAAGESLFGTGVGLLFGAVFFLVGRQLVGVVQFWRVSAFPSDLVPMPGLAVLIVLSVPVCAVLVTLFALRSVAIEPLGVVRQGRFRKRRLMWRLPMPVIGVALLLFSDIAGGEGMPLDTAVVAAGIILILLGMATLLPWLVESVVARLRGGPVPWQLAIRRLQLSSTAATRAVSGITVAVAGAIALQMYFVGINDDFNTTTGQDPKRAQMGVTTESANGALAERMIKEFRATEGVKGVIGTIDSYVLGPGVLDEWGDPEGAPVTYGTCATLRELAHLGACKDGDVFISHTEENKDTGWVKKVARPGKQVDLNEWYQDEGSEKPEPQLWTIPKDARTVTPRKDPGGEERHGIFVTPGALDAAKLPSPSTTAQIQTDESVPDAQEHVRNTAYLMDPSLRIWTYQMTQRDKQYDSIRTGLFVGATATMILIAASMLVSQIEQLRERKKLLSVLVAFGTRRSTLAWSILWQTAIPVVLGTALAVVGGLGLGRVMLRLIDKEITDWLIFLPLVGVGAVMIAAVTLLSLPPLWRMMRPDGLRTE, from the coding sequence ATGACGCTGCTGGAAGACCGGAGCACCAAGGGAGCGGCCGGCTCCGCGAAGGCGCCGGGGAAGGGGTCGGGCTGGATACACGACCTCGGCCTCGGCATCCGCTTCGCGGTCGGCGGCGGGCGCGAGGGCTGGATCCGCACCCTCCTCACCGCCGTCGGCGTGGGTCTCGGCATCGCCCTCCTCCTCGTCGCCTCCTCCGTGCCCAACCTCCTGGACAACCGGTCCGAACGCACCGCGGGCCGCGCCCCCAACTTCACCAACCACGACGCACCCCTGGCGCCCGGCGACAACACCCTGGTCTACGACGACGCCTCGTCCGAGTACCGCGGCGACACGGTCGGCGGCTGGCTGCTGCGCCCCGACGGCGCGCACCCGCCGATACCGCCGGGCCTCGACCGGATCCCCGCGCCCGGCGACATGGTCGTCTCGCCCGCGCTGAAGGATCTGCTGGAATCCCCCGAGGGCCGGCTGCTGAAGGAGCGGCTGACGTTCCGGATGGCCGGGACGATCGCCGACGAGGGGCTGAGCGACCCGCACGACCTGTACATGTACGCCGGCAGCGACACCATCACCCAGGAGGGCGGCGGGCGGACCGCGCAGTTCGGCGCCAACCGGCTGCCCGAGGAACCGATGGACCCCGTCCTCGTCATCCTCGTCATCCTGATCTGCGTCGTCCTGCTGGTCCCCGTCGCGATCTTCATCGCCACTGCCGTCCGGTTCGGCGGCGAACGACGCGACCGCCGGCTCGCCGCGCTGCGTCTCATCGGCGCGGACATCCGGATGACCCGGCGGGCCGCTGCCGGTGAGTCCCTGTTCGGCACCGGGGTCGGACTGCTCTTCGGAGCCGTGTTCTTCCTCGTGGGGCGTCAGCTCGTCGGCGTGGTGCAGTTCTGGCGGGTCTCGGCGTTTCCCTCCGACCTCGTCCCGATGCCCGGTCTCGCCGTGCTGATCGTGCTGTCCGTACCGGTGTGCGCGGTCCTGGTCACCCTGTTCGCGCTGCGCTCCGTGGCGATCGAGCCGCTCGGTGTCGTACGGCAGGGGCGTTTCCGCAAGCGCCGGCTGATGTGGCGGCTGCCGATGCCGGTCATCGGTGTGGCCCTGCTGCTGTTCTCGGACATCGCCGGCGGCGAGGGGATGCCGCTCGACACAGCAGTCGTCGCGGCGGGGATCATCCTGATCCTGCTCGGCATGGCGACCCTGCTCCCCTGGCTGGTCGAGTCCGTCGTGGCCCGCTTGCGCGGCGGCCCGGTGCCCTGGCAACTCGCCATCCGCAGACTCCAGTTGAGTAGCACGGCGGCGACGCGCGCGGTGAGCGGCATCACGGTCGCGGTGGCCGGCGCGATCGCGCTCCAGATGTACTTCGTCGGCATCAACGACGATTTCAACACGACGACGGGCCAGGACCCGAAGCGCGCCCAGATGGGCGTCACCACGGAGTCCGCCAACGGCGCCCTCGCGGAGCGCATGATCAAGGAGTTCCGGGCCACGGAGGGCGTGAAGGGAGTCATCGGCACCATCGACTCCTATGTGCTCGGCCCCGGAGTGCTCGACGAGTGGGGCGACCCGGAAGGCGCGCCGGTGACCTACGGCACCTGCGCCACCCTGCGCGAGCTGGCACATCTGGGTGCCTGCAAGGACGGCGACGTCTTCATCTCGCACACCGAGGAGAACAAGGACACGGGCTGGGTGAAGAAGGTCGCCCGCCCCGGCAAGCAGGTCGATCTCAACGAGTGGTACCAGGACGAGGGCTCGGAGAAGCCCGAGCCGCAGCTGTGGACGATCCCGAAGGACGCCCGCACGGTGACGCCCAGGAAGGATCCGGGGGGCGAGGAGCGCCACGGCATCTTCGTGACACCCGGCGCCCTGGACGCGGCCAAGCTGCCGAGCCCCTCGACGACGGCGCAGATCCAGACGGACGAGAGCGTCCCCGACGCCCAGGAACACGTCCGCAACACCGCGTATCTGATGGATCCGTCCCTGCGGATCTGGACCTACCAGATGACCCAGCGGGACAAGCAGTACGACAGCATCCGCACCGGTCTGTTCGTGGGGGCGACCGCCACCATGATCCTGATCGCGGCCTCCATGCTGGTCTCGCAGATCGAGCAACTGCGGGAACGCAAGAAGCTGTTGTCGGTACTGGTCGCCTTCGGAACGCGCCGCTCGACGCTCGCCTGGTCCATCCTGTGGCAGACCGCGATCCCTGTCGTCCTCGGCACCGCGCTCGCCGTCGTGGGCGGCCTCGGCCTCGGCCGGGTGATGCTCCGCCTGATCGACAAGGAGATCACCGACTGGCTGATCTTCCTGCCCCTGGTCGGGGTGGGGGCGGTGATGATCGCCGCGGTCACGCTGCTCTCCCTGCCACCGCTGTGGCGCATGATGCGCCCGGACGGTCTGCGCACCGAGTGA
- a CDS encoding AI-2E family transporter — MSKLPGWLGRLGAELTDIGARLDERRAEAEAEADSDAARVRVHEDAAVRGGGVREEPVAEQVPRPPAYAPSIAARPDPVAAIPWGMRVAAEAGWRLLVLAGTLWVLMRIISAVQLVVLAFVAALLVTAMLQPTVVRLKRLGLPRGLATAVTAILGFVIMGLVGWFVVWQVMDNLDTLSDRVRDGIDELKRWLLDSPFHVTESQINDIAKNLSDTIGTNTEEITSAGLQGVTVMVEVLTGLLLAMFSTLFLLYDGKRIWHWVLKLVPTQARPGVAGAGPRAWRTLTAYVRGTVLVALIDAIFIGLGIYFLDVPMAVPLAVFIFLFAFIPLVGAVVSGALAVVVSLVTQGVFTALMVLLVVLAVQQIEGHILQPFILGRAVRVHPLAVVLSVAAGGMIAGIGGAVVAVPLVAVTNTVVGYLRAYGQEESRRHSPGPRGATAYELAPTRAPGSPPKESEVPAGLVAEGPGPGREG, encoded by the coding sequence ATGTCGAAACTGCCAGGGTGGCTCGGCCGGCTCGGCGCCGAACTGACCGATATAGGGGCACGCCTGGACGAGCGCCGCGCCGAGGCCGAGGCGGAGGCCGACTCGGACGCCGCGCGGGTACGCGTGCACGAGGACGCGGCCGTCCGCGGGGGAGGCGTCCGGGAGGAGCCGGTGGCGGAGCAGGTGCCCCGGCCGCCCGCGTACGCCCCGTCCATCGCGGCCAGACCCGATCCGGTGGCGGCGATCCCGTGGGGCATGCGGGTCGCGGCCGAGGCCGGCTGGCGGCTGCTCGTCCTGGCGGGCACCCTCTGGGTGCTCATGCGGATCATCAGCGCCGTACAGCTGGTGGTCCTCGCCTTCGTCGCCGCGCTGCTCGTCACCGCGATGCTCCAGCCGACCGTCGTGCGCCTCAAGCGGCTCGGCCTGCCGCGCGGTCTGGCCACCGCGGTCACCGCCATCCTGGGCTTCGTCATCATGGGCCTGGTCGGCTGGTTCGTGGTGTGGCAGGTGATGGACAACCTCGACACGCTCTCCGACCGGGTGCGCGACGGCATCGACGAGCTGAAGCGCTGGCTGCTCGACAGCCCCTTCCACGTCACCGAGTCGCAGATCAACGACATCGCGAAGAACCTCAGCGACACCATCGGCACGAACACGGAGGAGATCACCTCCGCCGGGCTCCAGGGCGTCACCGTGATGGTGGAGGTCCTCACCGGGCTGCTGCTGGCGATGTTCTCGACGCTCTTCCTGCTGTACGACGGGAAGCGCATCTGGCACTGGGTGCTGAAGCTCGTGCCCACGCAGGCCCGGCCGGGCGTCGCGGGTGCCGGGCCGCGTGCCTGGCGCACGCTCACCGCCTATGTGCGGGGCACGGTCCTGGTCGCGCTGATCGACGCCATCTTCATCGGCCTCGGGATCTACTTCCTGGACGTGCCGATGGCGGTGCCGCTCGCGGTGTTCATCTTCCTCTTCGCCTTCATCCCGCTGGTCGGGGCCGTGGTCTCCGGCGCGCTCGCCGTCGTCGTCTCGCTGGTCACCCAGGGCGTGTTCACCGCGCTGATGGTGCTGCTCGTGGTGCTCGCCGTGCAGCAGATCGAGGGCCACATCCTGCAGCCGTTCATCCTCGGACGCGCCGTGCGGGTCCATCCGCTGGCCGTCGTCCTCTCGGTCGCCGCGGGCGGGATGATCGCGGGCATCGGCGGTGCGGTGGTCGCCGTCCCCCTGGTCGCGGTGACGAACACCGTGGTCGGCTATCTGCGGGCCTACGGGCAGGAGGAGTCCCGGCGGCACTCGCCCGGGCCCCGGGGCGCCACGGCGTACGAGCTGGCGCCGACCCGGGCGCCGGGCTCGCCCCCGAAGGAGTCCGAGGTGCCCGCCGGTCTCGTGGCCGAAGGGCCGGGACCGGGCCGGGAAGGCTGA
- a CDS encoding isoprenyl transferase — MNLRDLVYGLYARRVEGRLDHDQVPKHIGVILDGNRRWAKASGGSAVQGHQAGADKISELLGWCSETDVEVVTLWLLSTDNFDRPEAELIPLLGIIENTVRNLAADGRWRVHHVGTLDLLPARTQTVLKEAEEATAGIDGIIVNVAVGYGGRQEIADAVRSLLLDHASKGTTFEELAEVVSTDLISEHLYTRGQPDPDLVIRTSGEQRLSGFMLWQSAHSEYYFCEVFWPAFRKVDFLRALRDYAARHRRYGA; from the coding sequence GTGAACTTGCGCGACCTGGTGTACGGGCTCTACGCACGCCGGGTGGAAGGCCGCCTGGATCACGACCAGGTGCCCAAGCACATCGGTGTCATCCTCGACGGGAACCGGCGGTGGGCGAAGGCGTCCGGCGGTTCGGCGGTCCAGGGGCACCAGGCCGGTGCGGACAAGATCTCCGAGCTGCTCGGCTGGTGCAGTGAGACCGATGTCGAGGTCGTCACACTCTGGCTGCTCTCCACGGACAACTTCGACCGGCCGGAGGCGGAGCTGATTCCGCTGCTCGGCATCATCGAGAACACCGTGCGCAACCTCGCGGCCGACGGGCGGTGGCGTGTGCACCACGTCGGGACGCTCGACCTGCTGCCCGCCCGTACGCAGACCGTCCTCAAGGAGGCGGAGGAAGCCACGGCCGGTATCGACGGAATAATCGTGAATGTCGCAGTCGGCTACGGCGGGCGCCAGGAGATCGCGGACGCGGTGCGTTCGCTGCTGCTGGACCACGCGTCGAAGGGCACGACCTTCGAGGAGCTGGCGGAGGTGGTCTCCACGGACCTGATCTCCGAGCACCTGTACACCCGGGGCCAGCCCGACCCGGACCTGGTGATCCGTACCAGTGGCGAGCAGCGGCTGTCCGGCTTCATGCTCTGGCAGAGCGCGCACTCCGAGTACTACTTCTGCGAAGTCTTCTGGCCGGCCTTCCGCAAGGTCGACTTCCTGCGCGCCCTGCGCGACTACGCCGCCCGGCACCGGCGCTACGGGGCCTGA
- a CDS encoding hydrogen peroxide-inducible genes activator, translating into MSQGNQGNRPKQPSLSQLRAFAAVAEHLHFRDAAASIGMSQPALSGAVSALEEALGVQLIERTTRKVLLSPAGERLAVRAQVVLEAVGALMEEAEAVRAPFTGVLRLGVIPTVAPYLLPTVLWLVHERYPELDLQVHEEQTSSLLEGLAAGRLDLLLLAVPLGVPGVTELPLFDEDFVLVMEQDHRLGGRVDIPREALRELPLLLLDEGHCLRDQALDICREAGRTQGAPVTTTAAGLSTLVQLVAGGLGVTLLPRTAVTVETGRNDALATGYFADPAPSRRVALAMRSGAARHEEFEEFAAALREAMETLPVRVAGRA; encoded by the coding sequence ATGAGCCAGGGGAACCAGGGCAACAGGCCCAAACAGCCCAGTCTTTCGCAGCTGCGTGCCTTCGCCGCCGTCGCCGAGCATCTGCACTTCCGTGACGCGGCGGCCTCGATCGGGATGAGCCAGCCCGCACTCTCCGGAGCCGTGTCGGCCCTGGAGGAGGCACTGGGTGTCCAGCTCATCGAGCGTACGACGCGCAAGGTGCTGCTCTCGCCCGCCGGGGAGCGGCTGGCGGTCCGGGCCCAGGTGGTCCTGGAGGCCGTCGGCGCGCTGATGGAGGAGGCGGAGGCGGTCCGGGCACCCTTCACCGGGGTGCTCAGGCTCGGGGTGATCCCGACCGTCGCCCCGTATCTGCTGCCCACCGTGCTGTGGCTGGTCCATGAGCGCTACCCGGAGCTGGACCTCCAGGTCCACGAGGAGCAGACCTCTTCGCTGCTGGAGGGGCTCGCCGCCGGACGGCTCGACCTGCTGCTGCTCGCCGTGCCGCTCGGGGTGCCCGGAGTGACCGAGCTCCCGCTCTTCGACGAGGACTTCGTGCTGGTCATGGAGCAGGACCACCGGCTGGGCGGGCGCGTCGACATTCCGCGCGAGGCGCTGCGCGAACTGCCGCTGCTGCTCCTGGACGAGGGGCACTGCCTGCGCGACCAGGCCCTGGACATCTGCCGGGAGGCCGGGCGTACGCAGGGCGCACCCGTGACGACGACCGCGGCCGGGCTCTCCACCCTGGTGCAGCTGGTCGCGGGCGGGCTCGGTGTGACCTTGCTGCCGCGGACCGCCGTGACGGTGGAGACGGGCCGCAACGACGCCCTGGCGACCGGGTACTTCGCTGATCCGGCGCCCTCCCGGAGGGTGGCGCTGGCGATGCGGTCGGGGGCGGCCAGGCACGAGGAGTTCGAGGAGTTCGCGGCGGCGCTGCGGGAGGCGATGGAGACGCTTCCGGTGCGGGTGGCCGGACGGGCCTGA
- a CDS encoding PhoH family protein has translation MVTSTKRRMPDRRTYVLDTSVLLADPNAMARFDEHEVVLPIVVVTELEAKRHHPELGYFARQALRLLDDFRVRYGRLDAPIPLGDLGGTLRVELNHSDPGVLPAGYRLGDNDSRILAVARNLQAEGYDVTVVSKDLPLRIKASSVGLLAEEYRAELAITDSGWTGMTELALAGEQVDLLFTEETLYVPEAAELPVHTGLVLQSERGKALGRVTAEGNVRLVRGDREAFGIHGRSAEQRIALDLLLDQDVGIVSLGGRAGTGKSALALCAGLEAVLERRQHQKVMVFRPLYAVGGQELGYLPGSEAEKMSPWAQAVFDTLSAVAGREVIEEVLGRGMLEVLPLTHIRGRSLHDAFVIVDEAQSLERNVLLTVLSRIGSNSRVVLTHDVAQRDNLRVGRHDGVVAVVEKLKGHPLFAHVTLTRSERSQIAALVTEMLEEGQI, from the coding sequence GTGGTGACCAGCACAAAGCGCCGCATGCCCGACAGGCGCACCTACGTTCTCGACACCAGCGTCCTGCTGGCCGACCCCAACGCCATGGCCCGCTTCGACGAGCACGAAGTAGTGCTGCCGATCGTCGTGGTCACGGAGCTGGAGGCCAAACGGCATCATCCGGAGCTCGGGTACTTCGCCCGGCAGGCCCTGCGCCTGCTGGACGACTTCCGGGTCCGGTACGGCCGGCTGGATGCCCCGATCCCCCTCGGAGATCTGGGCGGGACGCTCCGCGTCGAACTCAACCACTCCGATCCCGGCGTGCTGCCCGCCGGCTACCGGTTGGGGGACAACGACTCACGGATTCTCGCGGTGGCGCGCAACCTCCAGGCCGAGGGGTACGACGTCACGGTCGTCTCCAAGGACCTCCCGTTGCGGATCAAGGCGTCCTCGGTCGGTCTCCTCGCCGAGGAGTACCGCGCCGAACTCGCCATCACCGATTCCGGCTGGACCGGAATGACGGAGCTGGCGCTCGCCGGTGAACAGGTGGACCTGCTGTTCACCGAGGAGACGCTGTACGTCCCCGAAGCGGCCGAGCTGCCCGTGCACACCGGGCTGGTCCTCCAGTCCGAGCGCGGCAAGGCGCTGGGCCGGGTCACCGCCGAGGGCAATGTGCGGCTGGTGCGCGGCGACCGGGAGGCGTTCGGGATCCACGGGCGCAGCGCGGAGCAGCGCATCGCCCTCGATCTGCTCCTCGACCAGGACGTCGGCATCGTGTCGCTGGGCGGCCGTGCGGGCACCGGCAAGTCGGCGCTGGCGCTCTGCGCCGGGCTGGAAGCCGTGCTGGAGCGCCGGCAGCACCAGAAGGTGATGGTCTTCCGGCCGCTGTACGCGGTCGGCGGACAGGAGCTCGGCTATCTCCCCGGCTCGGAGGCCGAGAAGATGAGCCCCTGGGCGCAGGCCGTCTTCGACACGCTCTCGGCGGTGGCCGGGCGCGAGGTGATCGAGGAGGTGCTGGGGCGCGGCATGCTGGAGGTCCTGCCGCTCACTCACATCCGGGGCCGCTCGCTCCACGACGCGTTCGTGATCGTCGACGAGGCACAGTCGCTCGAACGCAACGTCCTGCTGACCGTGCTGTCCCGTATCGGGTCGAATTCCCGGGTTGTCCTCACGCATGACGTGGCACAGCGGGACAACCTCCGGGTCGGCCGGCACGACGGAGTCGTCGCCGTGGTCGAGAAGCTGAAGGGTCATCCGCTCTTCGCCCACGTCACGCTGACCCGATCCGAGCGTTCGCAGATCGCCGCACTGGTGACCGAAATGCTGGAGGAAGGCCAGATCTGA
- a CDS encoding alkyl hydroperoxide reductase — translation MALDELKSAIPDFAKDLKLNLGSVIGNSDLPQQQLWGTVLACAIASRSPKVLRELEPEAKANLSAEAYTAAKSAAAVMAMNNVFYRTRHLLSDPEYGTLRAGLRMNVIGNPGVEKVDFELWSLAVSAINGCGQCLDSHEQVLRKAGVDRETIQEAVKIASVIQAVGVTLDAEAVLAE, via the coding sequence ATGGCTCTCGACGAACTGAAGTCCGCCATACCGGACTTCGCCAAGGACCTGAAGCTGAACCTCGGCTCGGTCATCGGCAACAGCGACCTCCCCCAGCAGCAGCTCTGGGGCACCGTCCTCGCTTGCGCGATCGCCTCGCGCTCGCCGAAGGTGCTCCGCGAGCTGGAGCCGGAGGCCAAGGCCAACCTCTCCGCCGAGGCGTACACCGCGGCGAAGTCGGCAGCGGCCGTCATGGCGATGAACAACGTCTTCTACCGGACCCGGCACCTGCTGTCGGACCCGGAGTACGGAACGCTCCGTGCGGGCCTGCGGATGAACGTCATCGGCAACCCGGGCGTGGAGAAGGTCGACTTCGAGCTGTGGTCGCTGGCCGTCTCCGCGATCAACGGCTGCGGCCAGTGCCTCGACTCCCACGAGCAGGTGCTGCGCAAGGCCGGCGTGGACCGTGAGACCATTCAGGAAGCCGTCAAGATCGCCTCGGTGATCCAGGCGGTCGGCGTGACCCTCGATGCCGAGGCAGTTCTCGCCGAGTAG
- a CDS encoding ABC transporter ATP-binding protein, which translates to MTPERSLLDARDLRKAYGPTPALDGASFSIHPGEVVAVMGPSGSGKSTLLHCLGAIVTPDSGTITYDGRELSTLSDAERSALRRSDFGFVFQFGQLVPELTCVENVALPLRLNGVKRKEAELRALGWMERLQVDDLKQKRPGEVSGGQGQRVAVARALAAGPRVLFADEPTGALDSLNGELVMELLTDAARSSGTAVVLVTHEARVAAFSDREIVVRDGKSRDLEHTG; encoded by the coding sequence ATGACTCCCGAACGCTCCCTGCTCGACGCCCGCGATCTGCGCAAGGCCTACGGGCCCACCCCCGCACTCGACGGGGCGTCGTTCTCCATCCACCCGGGCGAGGTCGTCGCCGTCATGGGCCCCTCCGGGTCCGGGAAGTCGACGCTGCTGCACTGCCTCGGCGCGATCGTCACCCCGGACAGCGGGACGATCACGTACGACGGACGCGAGCTCTCCACCCTGTCCGACGCCGAGCGCAGCGCCCTGCGCCGCAGCGATTTCGGTTTCGTGTTCCAGTTCGGCCAGCTCGTACCGGAGCTGACCTGCGTGGAGAACGTCGCCCTCCCCCTCCGCCTCAACGGCGTGAAGCGCAAGGAAGCCGAGCTCAGGGCCCTCGGCTGGATGGAGCGCCTCCAGGTCGACGATCTGAAGCAGAAGCGGCCCGGAGAGGTCTCCGGCGGGCAGGGCCAGCGCGTCGCCGTCGCCCGTGCCCTCGCCGCCGGCCCCAGAGTGCTCTTCGCCGACGAGCCCACCGGCGCCCTCGACTCACTCAACGGCGAGCTGGTGATGGAGCTGCTCACGGACGCGGCCCGGTCCTCCGGTACGGCCGTCGTCCTCGTCACCCACGAGGCGCGGGTCGCCGCCTTCTCGGACCGCGAGATCGTCGTACGCGACGGAAAGTCCCGGGACCTGGAGCACACGGGATGA
- a CDS encoding peroxiredoxin gives MLTVGDKFPEFDLTACVSLEAGKEFEQINHKTYEGQWKIVFAWPKDFTFVCPTEIAAFGKLNEEFADRDAQVLGFSGDSEFVHHAWRKDHPDLTDLPFPMLADSKHELMRDLGIEGEDGFAQRAVFIVDQNNEIQFTMVTAGSVGRNPKEVLRVLDALQTDELCPCNWTKGENTLDPVALLSGE, from the coding sequence GTGCTCACTGTCGGTGACAAGTTCCCCGAGTTCGACCTGACTGCTTGTGTCTCGCTGGAGGCGGGCAAGGAGTTCGAGCAGATCAACCACAAGACCTACGAGGGTCAGTGGAAGATCGTCTTCGCGTGGCCGAAGGACTTCACCTTCGTGTGCCCCACCGAGATCGCCGCCTTCGGCAAGCTGAACGAAGAGTTCGCCGACCGTGACGCCCAGGTCCTCGGCTTCTCCGGTGACTCCGAGTTCGTGCACCACGCCTGGCGCAAGGACCACCCGGACCTGACCGACCTGCCCTTCCCGATGCTGGCCGACTCGAAGCACGAGCTCATGCGTGACCTCGGCATCGAGGGCGAGGACGGCTTCGCGCAGCGCGCCGTCTTCATCGTCGACCAGAACAACGAGATCCAGTTCACGATGGTGACCGCCGGTTCCGTGGGCCGTAACCCCAAGGAGGTCCTGCGGGTCCTCGACGCCCTGCAGACCGACGAGCTGTGCCCCTGTAACTGGACCAAGGGCGAGAACACCCTGGACCCGGTCGCGCTCCTCTCGGGCGAGTGA
- a CDS encoding transglycosylase SLT domain-containing protein, whose translation MSRISVRGFAVASATAVTTVGAVVGVASGSTPAVDDNNFEATAADTTLLADIPAGQQAQVQTASLTQQADAQASAADAAAKKSAEETARIQAAKDAKSKKQAAEDKLEAERKAEAEAEEARANRSAVRDASSFSAQGSYSVAEVQAMARQMVPADQFQCFSNIVNHESTWNYRASNPSSGAYGLMQALPGSKMSTAGADWQTNPATQIKWGLSYMDGRYGSPCGAWSFWQANNWY comes from the coding sequence GTGAGCCGGATCTCGGTCCGGGGGTTCGCCGTGGCATCAGCCACAGCGGTCACCACCGTAGGCGCCGTCGTTGGCGTTGCTTCGGGCAGCACTCCTGCTGTCGACGACAACAACTTCGAGGCGACCGCAGCCGACACCACGCTGCTCGCAGACATTCCCGCGGGCCAGCAGGCCCAGGTGCAGACCGCCTCGCTGACGCAACAGGCCGACGCCCAGGCATCCGCAGCCGACGCGGCAGCGAAGAAGTCTGCAGAGGAAACGGCCCGCATCCAGGCCGCCAAGGACGCCAAGTCCAAGAAGCAGGCGGCCGAGGACAAGCTGGAAGCCGAGCGGAAGGCCGAGGCCGAGGCCGAGGAAGCGCGTGCGAACCGCTCCGCGGTCCGTGACGCCTCGTCGTTCTCCGCGCAGGGCTCGTACTCCGTGGCTGAAGTACAGGCGATGGCCCGTCAGATGGTCCCCGCCGACCAGTTCCAGTGCTTCAGCAACATCGTGAACCACGAGTCGACGTGGAACTACCGGGCGAGCAACCCGTCCTCCGGTGCCTACGGCCTCATGCAGGCGCTCCCGGGCTCCAAGATGTCGACCGCCGGTGCCGACTGGCAGACCAACCCGGCCACCCAGATCAAGTGGGGCCTCAGCTACATGGACGGCCGCTACGGCAGCCCGTGCGGCGCCTGGTCCTTCTGGCAGGCCAACAACTGGTACTAG
- the mgrA gene encoding L-glyceraldehyde 3-phosphate reductase, which yields MTDSLSYRAAESRYDSMEYRRTGRSGLKLPAVSLGLWHNFGDDRTLDSQRAILRRAFDLGVTHFDLANNYGPPPGSAELNFGKLFQQDFTPYRDELIISTKAGYEMHPGPYGEWGSRKYLLSSLDASLGRMGLDYVDIFYSHRFDPDTPLEETMGALASAVRQGKALYAGVSSYNAEQTAEAARLLKEMGVPALIHQPSYSMINRWLEDDGLLDTLETAGMGCISFVPLAQGLLTNKYLKGIPAGSRATQGKSLDPDLLSDEVLRRLNGLNAIAQNRGQSLAQLALTWVLRDSRMTSALIGASSVKQLEENVAALAGPALSAEELKEIDAFAVDTAGTNIWAGRG from the coding sequence GTGACTGATTCCCTCTCCTACCGCGCCGCCGAGTCGCGCTACGACTCCATGGAGTACCGCCGCACCGGCCGCAGCGGGCTCAAGCTCCCCGCCGTCTCCCTCGGCCTCTGGCACAACTTCGGCGACGACCGCACGCTGGACTCCCAGCGGGCGATCCTGCGCCGCGCCTTCGATCTCGGTGTGACCCACTTCGATCTGGCCAACAACTACGGGCCGCCGCCCGGCTCGGCCGAGCTCAATTTCGGAAAGCTCTTCCAGCAGGACTTCACCCCGTACCGGGACGAGCTCATCATCTCCACCAAGGCCGGCTACGAGATGCACCCCGGCCCGTACGGCGAGTGGGGCTCCCGCAAGTACCTGCTCTCCTCGCTCGACGCCTCGCTCGGGCGGATGGGGCTCGACTACGTCGACATCTTCTACTCCCACCGCTTCGACCCGGACACCCCTCTCGAGGAGACGATGGGCGCCCTGGCCTCCGCCGTCCGGCAGGGCAAGGCGCTGTACGCGGGTGTGTCCTCGTACAACGCGGAGCAGACCGCCGAGGCGGCCCGTCTGCTCAAGGAGATGGGTGTCCCCGCCCTCATCCACCAGCCGTCCTACTCCATGATCAACCGCTGGCTGGAGGACGACGGGCTGCTCGACACGCTGGAGACGGCCGGTATGGGCTGCATCTCCTTCGTGCCGCTCGCGCAGGGCCTGCTCACGAACAAGTACCTGAAGGGCATCCCGGCGGGTTCGCGCGCCACGCAGGGCAAGTCCCTCGACCCGGACCTGCTCTCCGACGAGGTCCTCCGCCGGCTGAACGGGCTGAACGCCATCGCGCAGAACCGCGGCCAGTCCCTGGCGCAGCTGGCACTCACCTGGGTGCTGCGCGACAGCCGTATGACGTCGGCGCTGATCGGCGCATCAAGTGTGAAGCAGCTTGAGGAGAATGTGGCCGCTCTGGCCGGACCGGCGCTGTCCGCCGAGGAATTGAAGGAGATCGACGCCTTCGCCGTGGACACCGCGGGGACCAA